From the genome of Phyllostomus discolor isolate MPI-MPIP mPhyDis1 chromosome 12, mPhyDis1.pri.v3, whole genome shotgun sequence, one region includes:
- the LOC114511120 gene encoding zinc finger protein 615-like, with amino-acid sequence MLQAQHITPLNSTVLLQECLTFHDVAVDFTLEEWQLLDPNQKDLYRDVMLENYSNLVSVGYQASKPDTLSRLERGEEPRAVQDEMHHVVCPELRKVDDPLQCHLQSRSIQKSVEPCLEHNMFANIVNQSERHFRLKQNHMFEICEKPLKSNLSFENLNRNCNLRMSVELNGGGTSILHANHEQFYTEMTLHVSSKPINNKSQVIQQQRTLNKEKAYICIQCGKGFIKVSELTDHQRVHTREKPHGCSLCGKVFSRKSRLTEHQRIHTGLKQYECTECNKTFFKTSQFNVHWKTHMKEKPYTCSECGKAFIKKSRLIYHQRTHTGEKPHGCSLCGKTFSTKFSLTTHQKTHTGEKPYVCSECGKGFIEKSRLLAHHQTHTGEKPHGCSLCGKTFSKKFNLTAHQRTHTGEKPFLCSECGKGFSMKHCLIGHQRTHTGEKPYVCSVCGKGFTMKRDLTVHHRSHTSEKPYMCNECGKGFTVKSRLVVHQRMHTGEKPYVCSECGKGFPVKMQLIVHERTHTGEKPYICSECWKGFTAKCNLIRHQLKHTGEKPYVCGVCGEGFVVKTDLTLHQQSHM; translated from the exons ATGCTCCAGGCTCAG CACATCACACCATTGAACAGCACGGTGCTGTTACAGGAATGCCTGACATTTCATGATGTGGCCGTGGACTTCACCTTAGAGGAGTGGCAGCTTCTGGACCCCAATCAGAAGGACCTGTACAGGGATGTGATGTTGGAGAACTACAGCAACCTGGTGTCAGTGG GGTATCAAGCCAGCAAACCAGACACACTCTCCAGGTTGGAACGAGGGGAAGAACCGAGGGCAGTACAGGATGAAATGCACCATGTGGTCTGCCCAG AACTCAGGAAAGTTGATGATCCTCTGCAGTGTCACTTGCAAAGTCGAAGCATTCAAAAGAGTGTGGAACCATGCCTTGAACATAATATGTTTGCAAATATTGTTAATCAGAGCGAACGTCATTTCCGATTAAAGCAAAATCATATGTTTGAGATATGtgaaaaacctttaaaatcaaatttaagtTTTGAAAACCTGAACAGAAACTGTAACTTAAGGATGTCTGTTGAGTTGAATGGAGGTGGGACATCCATTCTGCATGCTAACCATGAGCAATTTTACACTGAAATGACATTGCATGTCAGTTCCAAACCCATCAATAATAAGTCCCAGGTCATTCAGCAACAGAGAACTCTCAACAAGGAGAAAGCCTATATATGCATTCAATGTGGGAAAGGTTTCATCAAGGTATCTGAgctcactgatcatcagagagtTCATACTAGAGAGAAACCTCATGGGTGCAGTCTGTGTGGGAAAGTCTTCTCCAGAAAGTCCAGACTTACtgaacatcagagaattcatacaggACTGAAGCAGTATGAATGCACTGAATGTAACAAAACCTTCTTCAAGACATCACAGTTCAATGTACATTGGAAAACTCACATGAAAGAGAAACCTTATACCtgtagtgaatgtgggaaagcaTTCATAAAAAAGTCTCGGCTCATTTATCATCAGCGAACTCATACAGGAGAGAAACCGCATGGATGCAGTTTATGTGGGAAGACCTTTTCTACAAAGTTTAGTCTCACTACCCATCAGAAAACTcatacaggagagaaaccttatgTTTGCAGTGAATGTGGAAAGGGCTTCATTGAGAAAAGTCGTCTTCTTGCACATCATCAAACtcatacaggagagaaaccccATGGATGCAGTCTATGTGGGAAGACCTTTTCTAAAAAGTTTAATCTCACTGCACATCAGAGAACTCATACAGGAGAGAAACCGTTTttatgcagtgaatgtgggaaaggcTTCTCAATGAAACATTGCCTCATTGGACACCAGCgaactcacactggagagaagccctatgtaTGTAGTGTTTGTGGAAAAGGCTTCACGATGAAGCGTGATCTCACTGTACATCACCGAAGTCATACTTCAGAGAAACCATATATgtgcaatgaatgtgggaaaggCTTCACTGTGAAGAGTCGTCTAGTTGTACATCAGCGAATGCACACAGGTGAGAAACCCTATGTGTGCAGCGAATGTGGAAAAGGCTTCCCAGTGAAAATGCAGCTGATTGTACATGAACGGACTcatacaggagagaaaccttatatATGTAGTGAATGCTGGAAAGGTTTCACAGCTAAGTGCAATCTCATCAGACATCAGCTAAAACAtacaggagagaagccctatgtatgtggtgtgtgtggagAAGGCTTCGTGGTGAAGACTGATCTCACTTTACATCAGCAGTCTCATATGTAA